One Sphingobacteruim zhuxiongii DNA window includes the following coding sequences:
- a CDS encoding 4Fe-4S binding protein yields MIVKTTIQGLLTALKGLTLTIKHLFNARTSRKTKDIRNPNYFSEQDGVTTVQFPKEKMPIPEVARYQLEVEIDDCIVCDLCAKACPVDCIAIESIKATEAIGKTSDGSVKRLYAAQFDIDMAKCMYCGLCTVVCPTECITMTDQYDKSTTKLTDLIYGFSEMSEEEISKRKLEWTKFQAEKEAAKSK; encoded by the coding sequence GTGATAGTAAAGACGACTATACAAGGACTTTTGACTGCTTTAAAGGGGCTGACGCTTACCATTAAACACCTTTTTAATGCGCGTACCTCTCGGAAAACAAAAGATATTAGAAACCCTAACTATTTTTCTGAGCAGGATGGGGTGACAACTGTTCAATTTCCAAAGGAGAAGATGCCTATCCCTGAAGTTGCTCGCTATCAATTAGAGGTCGAGATTGATGATTGTATCGTCTGCGATCTTTGTGCTAAAGCCTGCCCAGTAGATTGTATTGCAATTGAATCAATAAAAGCAACGGAAGCAATTGGCAAAACTTCGGATGGTAGCGTGAAACGACTATATGCCGCGCAATTTGATATTGACATGGCGAAATGCATGTACTGTGGCCTGTGTACTGTTGTTTGTCCCACAGAATGTATCACCATGACCGATCAATATGACAAGAGCACAACGAAATTAACGGATTTGATATACGGCTTTTCAGAGATGAGCGAAGAAGAAATCTCGAAAAGAAAATTAGAATGGACCAAGTTTCAAGCTGAAAAGGAGGCGGCTAAATCAAAATAA
- the ispG gene encoding (E)-4-hydroxy-3-methylbut-2-enyl-diphosphate synthase, with amino-acid sequence MDSIKAAQLGGSYCNSKTTYSRFLTREVNIGDIPMGAHHPIRIQSMTTVDTMNTLGSVEQTIKMVDAGCEYVRITAPSIKEAENLANIKNELRKRGYQVPLVADIHFTPNAAEVAARIVEKVRVNPGNYADKKKFDQIDYTDLAYQAELERIYKKFAPLVKICKEYGTAMRIGTNHGSLSDRIMSRYGDTPEGMVESALEFMRICEDLNYYNLVVSMKSSNPQVMVQAYRLLVEKMVAENMNYPLHLGVTEAGDGEDGRIKSAVGIGTLLEDGLGDTVRVSLTEEPEKEAPVAIALVNRYARREKQILETPQREILRLNNQIDTKAYEAKEVNAFIGGSLVPRVVVDISQKNLKDPFILSDVGYKYDAILDKYHMGDQSVDFVYLGDGLPSFTMPGNLKQLYNYATWLKLADKTNIHPVFALQEYIDASIKDPVLNLVHLSNDDLAGESFSQLPLDETIVFVLETTHVHGMADQRQFFANLQEIGLENPVIIKRSYPKSEFSGPVGDVMSPEEPISKIQLYAATDLGALLIDGLGSGIWIDSEATPTDNLCSISFGILQATRSRISKTEYISCPSCGRTLFDLQETTQMVRSRTNHLKGLKIAIMGCIVNGPGEMADADYGYVGAGPDKITLYRSKEVVKRNVSSAKALDELIDIIKSDGLWIEENEVGV; translated from the coding sequence ATGGATAGTATTAAAGCAGCACAATTGGGAGGTAGCTATTGCAACTCCAAAACTACCTATAGTAGATTCTTAACCCGCGAGGTAAATATAGGTGATATTCCTATGGGGGCGCATCATCCGATTCGTATTCAAAGTATGACTACCGTCGATACGATGAACACCTTAGGGTCTGTCGAGCAGACAATCAAAATGGTAGATGCTGGCTGCGAATATGTTCGTATTACAGCGCCAAGCATTAAAGAGGCGGAAAATCTAGCCAACATTAAGAATGAGCTACGGAAACGAGGTTATCAAGTGCCATTGGTTGCTGATATTCACTTTACGCCGAATGCTGCCGAGGTTGCTGCACGCATTGTTGAAAAAGTACGTGTTAATCCAGGTAATTACGCTGATAAGAAGAAATTTGATCAAATAGATTATACGGATCTTGCTTACCAAGCTGAACTAGAACGTATCTACAAAAAATTCGCTCCGCTCGTTAAAATCTGTAAAGAATATGGTACAGCGATGCGTATTGGAACCAATCACGGTTCACTTTCAGATCGTATCATGAGCCGTTACGGTGATACACCCGAGGGAATGGTAGAATCAGCGCTAGAGTTTATGCGGATCTGTGAGGATTTAAATTACTACAATCTTGTTGTTTCGATGAAATCCTCAAATCCTCAGGTTATGGTTCAAGCTTATCGTCTACTTGTGGAAAAGATGGTTGCCGAAAACATGAACTATCCATTACATTTAGGGGTAACAGAAGCAGGCGATGGAGAAGATGGTCGTATTAAATCAGCTGTTGGTATTGGAACCTTATTAGAGGATGGTCTTGGTGATACCGTTCGTGTTTCGTTAACCGAGGAACCAGAGAAAGAAGCTCCTGTTGCTATTGCATTGGTTAATCGCTATGCAAGACGGGAAAAGCAAATTCTGGAGACTCCACAACGTGAAATTTTACGTTTAAACAATCAGATTGATACAAAGGCCTATGAGGCTAAGGAAGTCAATGCATTTATTGGCGGTTCTTTAGTTCCACGTGTCGTTGTTGATATATCACAGAAGAACCTAAAAGATCCTTTTATTTTAAGTGATGTAGGTTATAAATACGATGCGATTTTAGACAAATATCATATGGGCGATCAGTCTGTAGATTTTGTCTATTTGGGCGACGGATTGCCCTCCTTTACAATGCCGGGCAACCTTAAACAACTTTACAATTACGCGACTTGGTTAAAGTTAGCAGATAAAACGAATATTCATCCGGTATTTGCTCTGCAAGAGTATATCGATGCCTCGATTAAAGACCCTGTTTTAAATTTGGTTCACTTATCAAATGATGATTTAGCAGGTGAGTCTTTCTCGCAACTCCCCCTGGACGAAACGATTGTTTTTGTCTTAGAAACTACGCATGTGCATGGAATGGCTGATCAGCGCCAATTCTTTGCAAATTTACAGGAGATTGGATTAGAGAATCCTGTTATCATTAAGCGGAGTTATCCAAAGAGTGAGTTTTCTGGTCCCGTTGGCGATGTCATGAGTCCAGAGGAGCCAATTTCAAAAATCCAGTTGTATGCAGCAACAGATCTAGGAGCATTACTAATTGACGGTTTGGGCTCCGGGATTTGGATTGATAGCGAAGCCACTCCTACCGACAACCTATGCTCTATATCATTTGGAATATTACAAGCGACGCGATCTAGAATCTCTAAAACAGAGTACATTTCCTGTCCTAGCTGTGGAAGAACACTTTTCGACCTACAAGAGACCACACAAATGGTAAGAAGTCGTACCAACCATCTAAAAGGTCTGAAGATCGCTATTATGGGATGTATTGTGAATGGCCCAGGTGAAATGGCGGATGCGGATTATGGATATGTAGGCGCAGGACCAGATAAAATTACTCTTTACCGCAGTAAAGAAGTTGTAAAAAGGAACGTGAGTTCAGCAAAGGCTTTGGATGAACTTATCGATATCATTAAATCGGATGGTCTCTGGATAGAGGAAAACGAAGTAGGGGTCTAA
- the nuoH gene encoding NADH-quinone oxidoreductase subunit NuoH, giving the protein MDSLFIYILVPVAIFSFIALFTLFAVYAERKIAGFVQDRLGPMETGKYGLLQTIADILKLLQKELITPAAADRILFAIAPIVIFVAVFIGFSVVPWASDFMPSNVNTGLFFLMAVVSIDAIGILMAGWGSNNKYSLLGSIRAISQMISYELPVGLTLISAVMITQTLNLNDIALGQGILSTQDIYFLGFWKVNDVGGLLAWNIFQAPHLLISYLIFFIATLAECNRAPFDIPEAESELIGGFHTEYGGIRFAFIFLAEYAMMFLVAMLGVVIFLGGWNTPLPNIGIVRLADWTTGLYWGIFWTLIKSLIIVAIQIWIRWTLPRFRADQLMTLCWKILIPVAFICMAISGIWRIMVMI; this is encoded by the coding sequence TTGGACTCCTTATTCATTTATATTCTTGTACCTGTAGCCATATTTTCATTTATTGCGCTATTCACGCTTTTTGCAGTTTATGCAGAGCGTAAGATTGCGGGTTTCGTACAAGATCGATTAGGCCCCATGGAAACAGGAAAATATGGTTTACTTCAAACTATAGCTGATATTCTGAAGCTCCTTCAAAAAGAGCTAATCACTCCTGCTGCTGCTGATCGAATTTTATTCGCAATCGCTCCTATCGTTATTTTTGTCGCCGTCTTTATCGGTTTCAGTGTTGTTCCCTGGGCTTCTGACTTTATGCCTTCTAATGTTAACACGGGATTATTCTTTTTAATGGCCGTGGTTTCGATTGATGCAATAGGCATTTTGATGGCCGGATGGGGTTCAAACAATAAGTATTCACTTCTAGGATCAATACGAGCTATTTCTCAGATGATTTCTTATGAATTGCCTGTAGGACTTACATTGATTTCTGCGGTCATGATTACGCAGACACTTAATTTAAATGATATCGCCTTAGGACAGGGAATACTGTCAACACAAGATATATATTTCTTAGGTTTTTGGAAAGTAAATGATGTTGGTGGTCTTTTGGCTTGGAATATTTTTCAAGCACCTCATTTATTGATCAGCTATCTTATATTTTTCATTGCTACACTGGCCGAATGTAATCGAGCACCGTTCGATATTCCAGAGGCCGAAAGTGAACTTATTGGCGGATTCCATACCGAATACGGAGGGATTCGATTTGCATTTATCTTTTTGGCGGAATACGCCATGATGTTTTTAGTTGCAATGCTTGGCGTTGTAATTTTCTTAGGTGGTTGGAATACACCACTTCCAAATATTGGTATAGTTCGACTAGCCGACTGGACAACGGGATTATATTGGGGAATCTTTTGGACCTTGATTAAATCGCTGATCATAGTTGCTATTCAAATCTGGATACGATGGACTCTTCCACGTTTTCGTGCCGATCAATTAATGACTTTGTGTTGGAAAATCTTGATTCCAGTAGCCTTCATTTGTATGGCAATTTCTGGAATTTGGAGAATAATGGTAATGATATAA
- a CDS encoding LiaI-LiaF-like domain-containing protein — protein sequence MNNKVASGIWFVFIGLVLLLHNFHVIDFHFLQVLKFWPLLLVSIGINLLLQNRPYSTYLIAGINILLCGFVFFKGITDNPSSRTTIESVFENSITVNNGEEDNHTYSKKVSADFSDAIEEASLTINGGAAKYRFTTKADSSILFSGATNANNMKLNLEKTGSVKSNLELNSSIEGTGKSNSFVDLMLNEAPIWNFEFNVGAAALEGDFKNLKIKRLELNSGASKMSLTLPNPQIGTSELEINTAASQVHLQIPKGVPCRVEYDSIISNNKLEDIDEKDGDVRQSSGYDQAANRYNIVISGAANSLTIVRY from the coding sequence ATGAACAATAAAGTAGCATCAGGTATATGGTTCGTATTCATCGGACTGGTATTATTACTTCACAATTTCCATGTCATCGACTTTCATTTCTTGCAAGTCTTAAAATTCTGGCCACTCTTATTGGTTTCAATTGGGATAAACCTGTTGTTACAAAACAGACCGTACAGCACCTATTTGATCGCCGGAATCAACATCTTATTATGTGGATTTGTATTCTTCAAAGGAATAACTGACAACCCTTCTTCAAGAACCACTATTGAAAGCGTATTTGAGAACAGTATTACGGTTAATAATGGCGAGGAAGATAATCATACTTACAGCAAAAAGGTAAGTGCAGATTTTTCGGACGCTATTGAAGAAGCAAGCCTAACCATCAATGGGGGCGCTGCAAAATATAGATTTACTACGAAAGCAGACTCAAGCATCCTATTTAGTGGCGCAACGAACGCTAATAACATGAAGTTAAACTTAGAGAAAACGGGCTCTGTTAAAAGCAACCTAGAGCTGAATTCTAGCATAGAAGGAACTGGAAAAAGTAATAGTTTTGTTGATTTAATGCTAAACGAGGCTCCAATTTGGAATTTCGAGTTTAACGTAGGAGCCGCTGCCTTAGAGGGAGACTTTAAGAACTTGAAGATAAAACGCCTAGAGTTGAATTCTGGTGCTAGTAAAATGAGTTTGACCTTACCTAATCCTCAAATCGGCACATCGGAACTCGAGATCAATACAGCTGCTTCTCAGGTACACTTGCAAATTCCTAAGGGCGTACCATGCCGCGTAGAATACGATAGTATCATCTCAAACAACAAATTGGAAGACATTGATGAAAAAGATGGCGATGTACGTCAATCATCAGGATATGATCAAGCAGCAAACCGTTATAACATCGTAATCTCTGGCGCAGCAAATTCCTTGACTATCGTTCGCTATTAA
- a CDS encoding MlaE family ABC transporter permease, whose amino-acid sequence MIFYYFGEYLLLLKKVFRKPEKWKIYIKEILHEMNEIGVGSVGLIVIISTFIGAVMTMQIAFQLVSDLIPSSVIGQINRDSNILELGPTISALVLMGKVGSSISSQIGSMRVTEQIDALEIMGINAAGYLILPKILAGAIMVPVLVTIAIGCALIGGLLGGVLSGAVSADDYIEGIQGGFNGFTIAVAMVKAFVFGFIITSVPAYKGFYVRGGALEVGQAGTRAVVIGCISILACDYIITALML is encoded by the coding sequence ATGATATTTTACTATTTTGGTGAGTACCTGTTACTATTGAAGAAGGTTTTCCGGAAACCTGAAAAATGGAAAATATACATCAAAGAAATACTTCACGAAATGAACGAGATTGGCGTAGGTTCGGTTGGACTTATCGTCATTATATCGACTTTCATTGGTGCGGTAATGACCATGCAAATTGCCTTTCAATTAGTTTCTGATCTTATTCCAAGTTCTGTTATTGGACAGATTAACAGGGATTCCAATATTCTAGAATTAGGTCCTACGATCTCAGCATTAGTACTGATGGGAAAGGTTGGTAGTTCAATTTCTTCGCAAATCGGATCGATGCGTGTTACCGAGCAAATTGATGCCCTTGAAATTATGGGAATTAATGCCGCCGGATACTTAATCCTACCTAAAATTCTTGCAGGGGCTATTATGGTGCCAGTTCTTGTCACCATTGCTATCGGTTGTGCATTGATTGGCGGTTTACTCGGTGGAGTATTATCAGGTGCCGTAAGTGCAGATGATTACATTGAAGGTATTCAGGGTGGTTTTAATGGTTTTACGATTGCTGTAGCCATGGTAAAAGCATTTGTCTTTGGTTTTATTATTACTTCAGTACCCGCTTATAAGGGCTTTTATGTTCGTGGTGGTGCCTTAGAAGTAGGGCAAGCCGGAACTCGTGCAGTGGTGATAGGATGTATTTCTATCCTAGCATGTGATTATATTATTACAGCATTAATGTTATAA
- a CDS encoding META domain-containing protein, with protein MKQSILSMLAVFTLLFASCSTSKNMTEDGRNIAQLTGYKWQLIELESKAISEITKRTIHLSFLPEENRYAVVGGCNTLNGAYSLSKKAGAIKFTQGMSTMMACDDMEIDQRVIKAINATTKYTVEDGFLVFYKGGTELAKFKAVETESELSGTWELDYIHGSNVAFNELFPQGKPTINFDLGAKKVNGKGGCNNYNGSVEVNGRNVKFGPVASTRMACPGNGEALYFETLQKVNVLSVHDNTLTLIIGDIAVMRFKKSN; from the coding sequence ATGAAACAATCTATTTTAAGCATGCTTGCCGTATTTACATTATTGTTTGCAAGTTGTTCAACAAGTAAAAATATGACAGAAGATGGTCGTAACATTGCGCAATTAACAGGGTATAAATGGCAACTGATTGAATTGGAATCGAAAGCTATTTCAGAAATCACTAAGCGAACTATTCACCTTTCCTTCCTTCCTGAAGAGAATCGCTACGCAGTTGTTGGTGGATGTAATACATTAAATGGAGCTTATTCACTAAGTAAGAAGGCCGGTGCGATTAAATTTACACAAGGCATGTCCACGATGATGGCATGCGATGATATGGAAATTGATCAGCGTGTAATCAAGGCAATCAACGCAACGACAAAGTATACAGTTGAAGATGGATTTTTAGTGTTTTACAAGGGCGGGACTGAATTAGCGAAATTCAAAGCAGTAGAGACCGAAAGTGAACTTTCAGGGACTTGGGAACTTGATTACATTCACGGATCTAATGTCGCATTCAATGAATTGTTTCCACAAGGAAAGCCAACAATCAATTTTGATCTTGGGGCAAAGAAAGTGAATGGAAAAGGCGGTTGTAATAACTATAACGGTTCGGTAGAAGTGAATGGAAGAAATGTAAAATTTGGACCTGTAGCTTCGACTCGTATGGCTTGTCCGGGAAATGGAGAAGCATTATATTTCGAAACACTACAGAAAGTTAATGTGCTTAGTGTGCACGATAATACGCTAACTTTAATTATTGGCGATATTGCTGTGATGAGATTTAAAAAGAGTAATTAA
- a CDS encoding ABC transporter ATP-binding protein — protein sequence MIEVKNIHKSFGSNHVLTGIDAVFEPGKVSLIIGGSGSGKSTLLKCIVGLHEPTQGKVYFDGDEFTKMSFEEKVPIRKEIGMLFQNSALFDSMTVEQNIVFSLDMFTEMSRKEKVERANFCLERVNLAGKNDLFPSELSGGMKKRVGIARAISMNPKYLFCDEPNSGLDPATSILIDELIQDLTEEFKCTTVVVTHDMNSVMGIGEYILFLFKGQKYWEGSNQDMLKSDNKELNDFVFASPLMKAARDTIKQ from the coding sequence ATGATTGAAGTTAAGAACATACATAAATCTTTTGGTAGTAATCATGTATTAACCGGTATTGATGCGGTTTTTGAACCCGGTAAAGTTAGTTTAATCATCGGGGGATCTGGATCAGGAAAGAGTACCTTGCTTAAGTGTATTGTAGGGCTGCATGAACCGACTCAGGGTAAAGTGTACTTTGATGGCGATGAGTTTACTAAAATGAGCTTCGAAGAGAAAGTGCCAATTCGTAAAGAGATAGGGATGCTATTTCAGAATTCCGCACTATTTGATTCCATGACTGTAGAGCAAAACATCGTATTCTCATTAGACATGTTTACTGAGATGAGTCGTAAGGAGAAAGTAGAGCGTGCAAATTTCTGTTTAGAACGCGTGAATCTTGCTGGTAAGAACGATTTATTTCCTTCTGAACTTTCTGGAGGAATGAAAAAAAGGGTCGGAATCGCTCGCGCGATTAGCATGAACCCAAAATACCTATTCTGTGATGAACCGAACTCAGGTTTAGATCCAGCTACTTCCATATTGATTGATGAATTAATCCAAGACTTAACAGAAGAATTCAAATGTACGACTGTTGTGGTAACACATGATATGAATTCGGTAATGGGTATTGGAGAGTATATCTTGTTTTTATTTAAAGGACAAAAATATTGGGAGGGATCGAATCAGGATATGTTGAAATCCGATAATAAAGAGTTAAATGATTTCGTGTTTGCAAGTCCATTGATGAAAGCAGCAAGAGATACCATCAAGCAATAA
- a CDS encoding class I SAM-dependent methyltransferase, with translation MNTSTQIQLLTPQHWKDYELIDCGDFEKLERFGELILIRPEPQAVWPKSLSEAEWNKRYHIKFKGRSATSGEWLKKNPKTADRWHIEYKNNDVLIRFRLGLTSFKHVGIFPEQAVNWDYISNSIKSFKTATPKVLNLFAYTGGASLIAKAAGADTTHVDSIKQVVTWANENQELSEIKDIRWVVEDALKFVKRELKRGNTYNGIILDPPAYGHGPKGEKWKLEDHIMEMMKDVVQLLDPKEHFLILNTYSLGFSSVIVENLIRTSYPQVENLEIGELFLQATAGPKLPLGVFGKFRKIAK, from the coding sequence TTGAACACTTCAACGCAAATACAACTACTAACTCCACAACACTGGAAAGACTATGAACTAATCGACTGTGGCGATTTTGAGAAATTAGAACGCTTCGGAGAATTAATTCTTATTCGCCCTGAACCACAGGCCGTATGGCCAAAGAGTCTTTCAGAAGCTGAGTGGAATAAGAGATACCACATCAAATTTAAGGGACGCTCCGCAACGTCGGGAGAATGGTTGAAAAAGAATCCAAAGACAGCCGATCGCTGGCATATTGAATACAAAAATAATGATGTATTAATTAGGTTTCGCTTAGGCTTAACTTCTTTTAAGCATGTCGGTATTTTCCCTGAACAAGCGGTCAATTGGGATTATATTTCCAATTCTATCAAATCTTTTAAAACTGCAACACCGAAAGTCTTAAACTTATTCGCCTATACTGGAGGCGCTTCATTGATTGCGAAAGCAGCAGGTGCTGATACAACGCACGTAGATTCCATTAAGCAAGTGGTTACCTGGGCAAATGAAAACCAAGAATTGTCGGAAATCAAAGACATTCGTTGGGTGGTAGAAGATGCCTTAAAGTTTGTGAAAAGAGAGCTTAAGCGAGGGAATACGTATAATGGGATTATCCTTGATCCTCCTGCTTATGGACATGGTCCAAAAGGGGAGAAGTGGAAATTGGAAGATCATATTATGGAGATGATGAAAGATGTTGTACAGCTTCTTGATCCGAAAGAACATTTTCTTATCCTGAATACATACTCTTTAGGATTTTCTTCAGTCATTGTCGAAAATCTAATCCGAACTTCTTATCCTCAAGTAGAAAATTTAGAAATTGGAGAACTTTTCCTACAGGCAACTGCAGGACCAAAACTTCCATTGGGAGTTTTTGGTAAGTTTAGAAAAATAGCAAAATAG
- a CDS encoding DNA topoisomerase IV subunit B, whose protein sequence is MTTYNEDSIRSLDWKEHIRLRPGMYIGKLGDGSAYDDGIYVLLKEVVDNCIDEFVMGAGKTIDITVNDNKVSVRDYGRGIPIGSVVDVVSKINTGGKYDSKAFQKSVGLNGVGTKAVNALSNQFTVQSYRQGQTRIALFSKGELLTDEQKETTQRNGTSVTFYPDDSIFKNYKYRSEFVENMIWNYVFLNSGLTINFNGQKFISENGLRDLLERNVDTESMRYPIIHLRGEDIEIAMTHGQQYGEEYYSFVNGQHTTQGGTHQAAFREALVKTIREFYKKEFDASDIRASIIGAIAIKVQEPVFESQTKTKLGSQSVGPEGPTVRTFINDFLKKALDDYLHKDAATADALLKRIMQSERERKDIAGIKKLANERAKKASLHNRKLRDCKIHFSDKHERNLETTLFITEGDSASGSITKSRDVQTQAVFSLKGKPLNSYGLTKKIVYENEEFNLLQHALNIEDGIEGLRYNNIVFATDADVDGMHIRLLLMTFFLQFFPELVKAGHVSILQTPLFRVRNKKETIYCYSDEERQRAIAKLGSKPEITRFKGLGEISPSEFGLFIGNDMRLEPVILSKDNKLSQLLEYYMGKNTPDRQQHIVNNLRIEVDLEAELAKEAF, encoded by the coding sequence ATGACAACATATAACGAAGACAGTATACGATCACTCGATTGGAAAGAACATATCCGGCTAAGACCCGGTATGTATATTGGTAAATTGGGAGACGGTTCTGCTTACGACGATGGTATTTATGTATTGTTGAAAGAAGTCGTGGACAATTGTATCGATGAGTTCGTGATGGGTGCAGGAAAGACGATTGACATCACAGTAAATGACAATAAGGTTTCTGTACGTGACTATGGTCGCGGTATTCCGATTGGATCGGTTGTCGATGTTGTTTCTAAGATTAATACAGGAGGAAAATACGATAGTAAGGCATTCCAGAAATCTGTGGGCCTAAATGGTGTCGGAACGAAAGCCGTAAATGCTTTGTCTAACCAATTTACCGTGCAATCTTACCGTCAAGGACAAACACGTATTGCGCTATTTAGCAAAGGGGAACTCCTAACGGACGAACAAAAAGAGACCACACAACGGAACGGTACTTCGGTTACTTTCTATCCGGATGATTCGATCTTTAAAAACTACAAATACCGTTCGGAATTTGTAGAGAATATGATTTGGAATTATGTTTTTTTAAATTCTGGATTAACGATCAATTTCAACGGTCAAAAGTTTATATCGGAAAACGGCCTAAGAGATCTTTTGGAGCGTAATGTTGATACAGAAAGCATGCGTTATCCGATCATTCATTTGCGTGGTGAGGACATTGAAATTGCGATGACCCATGGGCAGCAATATGGTGAAGAGTATTATTCTTTCGTCAACGGACAACACACTACACAAGGAGGTACCCATCAGGCCGCTTTTCGTGAAGCTTTGGTGAAAACTATTCGCGAATTCTACAAAAAAGAATTTGATGCGTCAGATATCCGTGCGTCCATTATTGGAGCAATCGCTATTAAAGTACAAGAGCCTGTATTTGAATCGCAAACGAAAACAAAACTAGGTTCACAAAGCGTTGGTCCCGAAGGGCCTACAGTGCGTACGTTCATCAATGATTTTTTAAAGAAAGCCCTGGATGATTACCTACATAAGGATGCTGCAACTGCGGATGCCTTATTGAAGCGAATTATGCAATCTGAGCGTGAGCGTAAAGATATTGCAGGTATCAAGAAACTAGCGAATGAACGTGCGAAGAAAGCGTCTTTACATAACAGAAAATTAAGAGATTGTAAAATACACTTCAGCGATAAGCATGAACGTAACTTAGAAACTACCTTATTCATTACCGAGGGGGATTCCGCGAGTGGATCGATTACTAAATCCCGTGATGTGCAAACGCAAGCCGTATTCAGTTTAAAGGGAAAACCATTGAACTCCTATGGCTTAACGAAGAAAATTGTTTATGAAAATGAGGAGTTTAATTTGCTCCAACATGCGCTAAATATTGAGGATGGCATTGAAGGACTACGTTATAATAACATTGTTTTTGCAACAGATGCCGATGTCGATGGAATGCACATTCGCTTACTATTGATGACCTTTTTCTTGCAATTTTTCCCTGAACTTGTCAAAGCGGGGCACGTCTCTATTTTACAAACTCCGTTATTTCGCGTCCGCAATAAGAAGGAAACAATTTATTGCTATTCGGATGAGGAAAGACAGCGTGCTATCGCAAAATTGGGCAGCAAGCCAGAAATTACACGTTTCAAAGGTTTGGGTGAAATTTCACCTTCCGAATTTGGACTATTTATCGGAAATGACATGCGTTTAGAACCAGTTATTTTATCAAAAGACAATAAACTTTCACAGTTGTTGGAGTATTATATGGGTAAAAACACACCTGATCGTCAACAACACATTGTCAACAACCTGAGAATAGAAGTTGACTTAGAGGCCGAATTAGCTAAAGAAGCCTTTTAA
- the purU gene encoding formyltetrahydrofolate deformylase has product MHNQTLILIQCKDAVGLVAIISNVLAQHQLNIVAMREFVDEVDHKFFVRVVCTGPLSDKVRLQTDLSAQLPDSTQITINPDVQKKLVILVTKEHHCLADILVRYYFKTLQADVAAVIGNYDTLQQFTEKFDIPFHYISHEGITKEAFESNLAEAIKPYQPDYIILAKFMRILSPSFVSQFKGKLVNIHHSFLPAFIGANPYQQAHDRGVKIIGATAHYVTDDLDEGPIIVQNTKSIDHSYDVQRMRTAGKEIEKAVLVRAIQLLTEDRVMLNGNKTIVFK; this is encoded by the coding sequence ATGCATAATCAAACCTTAATACTCATCCAATGTAAGGATGCTGTTGGCCTTGTTGCCATCATATCTAATGTTTTGGCTCAACATCAGCTCAATATCGTTGCTATGCGCGAATTTGTAGATGAAGTCGATCACAAATTCTTCGTACGCGTGGTCTGTACTGGACCGTTAAGTGATAAAGTGAGGTTACAAACTGACTTATCCGCCCAACTGCCAGATAGCACACAAATTACGATTAACCCGGATGTTCAAAAGAAGTTAGTTATTTTGGTTACGAAAGAACATCATTGCTTGGCGGATATTCTGGTTCGCTATTATTTCAAAACTTTACAAGCCGACGTTGCTGCCGTCATCGGTAATTACGATACACTTCAGCAGTTCACTGAAAAGTTCGATATACCATTCCATTATATCTCCCATGAAGGCATAACTAAAGAGGCGTTTGAATCCAACTTAGCAGAGGCAATTAAACCTTACCAACCGGACTATATTATTCTGGCTAAGTTTATGCGAATCCTTTCTCCGAGTTTTGTGAGTCAATTCAAAGGAAAATTGGTCAATATTCACCATTCATTCTTGCCTGCATTCATTGGTGCAAACCCTTATCAACAGGCTCACGACCGCGGTGTGAAAATTATCGGAGCAACCGCCCACTACGTTACGGACGACCTTGACGAAGGGCCAATTATAGTTCAAAACACCAAGTCAATTGATCATAGCTACGATGTACAACGTATGAGAACCGCAGGTAAGGAAATCGAAAAAGCCGTACTTGTTCGTGCAATTCAACTACTTACGGAAGATCGTGTTATGCTGAATGGCAATAAGACGATTGTGTTCAAATAA